One genomic region from Nitrospira sp. encodes:
- a CDS encoding acyltransferase, producing the protein MRVGFYQFDPQFGEVAKNLEMVTAKLDQVDADLIVLPELFASGYQFLSQEEAQQLAEPVPDGPTVRRLIDIAKRRKMHLVAGLPEQSRGRCYNSAVMVGPSGFLGCYRKTHLFDEETQWFTPGDSGFLVWDIGPATVGIMICFDWYYPEAARTLAMQGADIICHPSNLVLPNCPDSMPVRCLENRVFAVTCNRIGSEARGGKERLTYIGQSEVVTPKGVIQHRASPDREELTIVEIDPAQARNKSLNRYNDLLRDRRASLYKM; encoded by the coding sequence GTGCGAGTCGGGTTTTACCAATTCGATCCACAGTTCGGGGAGGTGGCCAAGAATCTGGAGATGGTCACGGCCAAGCTGGACCAGGTGGACGCGGATCTTATCGTGCTGCCGGAGCTGTTCGCCTCCGGCTATCAGTTCCTCTCACAGGAGGAAGCGCAACAGCTCGCTGAGCCGGTTCCCGACGGCCCGACGGTACGTCGTCTGATCGACATCGCAAAACGCCGCAAGATGCATCTCGTGGCGGGACTCCCTGAACAGTCCAGGGGCCGCTGTTACAATTCCGCCGTGATGGTGGGCCCGTCTGGTTTTCTTGGGTGTTATCGGAAGACCCATCTCTTTGACGAAGAGACGCAGTGGTTCACTCCGGGTGACTCAGGATTTCTCGTGTGGGATATCGGGCCGGCGACGGTCGGTATCATGATTTGTTTCGATTGGTACTACCCGGAGGCCGCGCGCACCCTAGCGATGCAAGGGGCCGATATTATTTGCCATCCATCCAACCTGGTCTTGCCGAACTGTCCGGATTCCATGCCGGTCCGGTGCCTCGAAAATCGGGTATTCGCCGTGACGTGCAATCGCATCGGCAGCGAAGCGCGGGGCGGCAAGGAGCGCCTGACCTATATCGGCCAGAGCGAAGTGGTCACACCCAAAGGCGTCATTCAACATCGGGCGTCTCCTGACCGAGAAGAGCTGACCATCGTTGAGATCGATCCGGCGCAAGCCCGCAACAAAAGTTTGAATCGCTACAACGATCTGCTTCGCGACCGCCGCGCGTCGCTATACAAGATGTAA
- a CDS encoding YqgE/AlgH family protein, whose product MNVELRKGIFLIAAPSLRDPNFRQTVVLLCEHGSEGALGVIVNRPTAMSISEALPQVPVIEGSGHVLYAGGPVQTNQVMLLYRGDQFPDNAHHVFDGVCLGGDVGMVERILTGAGTTEFFRAYLGYSGWGPGQLENEMQTGSWITLPADPQAVFEKDPTRVWGDILLTLGDAYQPYADMPFDPSCN is encoded by the coding sequence ATGAACGTCGAACTCCGTAAAGGCATTTTTCTGATCGCTGCCCCGAGCCTGCGTGATCCGAACTTTCGCCAGACCGTCGTCTTGCTGTGTGAGCACGGGTCTGAAGGAGCGCTCGGCGTCATCGTGAATCGTCCCACTGCTATGTCCATCTCCGAAGCTCTCCCACAGGTTCCGGTGATCGAGGGATCAGGCCATGTGCTCTATGCCGGTGGCCCTGTGCAGACGAATCAAGTGATGCTGCTCTACCGGGGCGATCAGTTTCCGGACAATGCGCACCACGTGTTCGACGGCGTCTGTCTTGGCGGGGACGTCGGCATGGTCGAGCGCATTCTCACCGGTGCCGGGACGACAGAATTCTTTCGCGCCTATCTTGGGTATTCGGGATGGGGACCAGGCCAGCTGGAAAATGAGATGCAGACCGGATCGTGGATCACCTTGCCTGCGGACCCGCAGGCGGTGTTTGAAAAAGATCCGACGCGTGTCTGGGGGGATATCCTCCTCACGCTGGGCGACGCGTATCAGCCATATGCCGACATGCCTTTCGATCCCTCCTGCAACTGA
- a CDS encoding PDZ domain-containing protein, whose protein sequence is MQSFLPPCSVRLREVALVIAAMAPALLLSGCGVGYTIVKSEAKLDRLSVPMTKAQVLQEIGKPDRIIRDDGRLLVWEYSLTTRKQWLYEMAYCPISVWFGGCILYPFTNFASDQHESPHHVVLVDDELCAWGPPAAILQRRRVCVTAGGMTSTRYGRGVRPEPVVTGNGPINRDTIDQYRTMAVMLFKDADGAPGTGSRVAGIVTNLMLDLDVHIVERSKLDDVLKEQVIQLTHADDADALEVGKLIGAQAIIVGEVQQWERREQERAHSVSLTLRMIDVETGLLLFSGQGHLTDPTTDNPEGSARLIVHRMLARFGAQTGLLGSGQIGVSWELQGDDVSRFYVVKELGSGTPADKAGLKVGDRVTACNGIRLVDAETEREAKRFCQVEAGQVLQLNVRRADQLLVIAVTAEKRPGL, encoded by the coding sequence ATGCAATCCTTCCTCCCCCCCTGTTCTGTCCGGCTCCGGGAAGTTGCATTGGTCATCGCAGCCATGGCGCCGGCACTATTATTATCCGGCTGTGGCGTCGGTTATACGATCGTCAAATCAGAGGCGAAACTGGATCGATTGTCGGTTCCCATGACCAAAGCGCAGGTCCTGCAAGAAATCGGAAAACCGGATCGAATTATTCGTGACGATGGACGGTTGCTGGTCTGGGAATATTCGTTGACGACGAGGAAACAATGGCTGTACGAGATGGCTTATTGCCCGATTTCGGTATGGTTCGGCGGGTGCATCCTGTATCCCTTTACGAATTTCGCGTCGGATCAGCACGAGTCTCCGCACCATGTGGTCTTGGTGGATGATGAACTCTGTGCCTGGGGACCCCCGGCGGCTATCCTTCAGCGGCGGCGCGTCTGCGTCACCGCCGGCGGAATGACATCGACACGATATGGACGTGGGGTTCGGCCGGAACCGGTGGTGACCGGCAACGGGCCGATCAACCGCGACACGATCGACCAGTATCGTACGATGGCTGTCATGCTGTTCAAAGACGCCGACGGCGCTCCGGGAACCGGCTCACGCGTGGCGGGTATCGTGACAAATCTCATGCTGGATCTGGATGTGCATATAGTTGAACGGTCCAAACTGGACGACGTGTTGAAGGAACAGGTGATCCAACTGACCCATGCCGACGATGCGGATGCCCTTGAGGTGGGTAAATTGATCGGTGCTCAAGCCATTATTGTCGGAGAAGTGCAGCAGTGGGAACGGCGTGAGCAGGAACGGGCCCATAGTGTCTCGCTGACCTTGCGGATGATCGACGTCGAGACGGGCTTGTTGTTGTTCAGCGGTCAAGGACATCTGACCGATCCGACCACCGACAATCCTGAAGGCTCTGCTCGGCTGATTGTCCATAGGATGCTTGCCCGATTCGGTGCGCAGACCGGTTTGTTGGGATCCGGTCAGATCGGCGTGAGTTGGGAGCTGCAGGGGGACGATGTGAGTCGATTCTATGTCGTCAAAGAATTAGGGAGTGGGACGCCGGCGGACAAGGCCGGACTCAAGGTCGGTGATCGTGTCACCGCATGCAATGGAATTCGGCTGGTCGACGCCGAGACTGAGCGGGAAGCCAAACGATTCTGCCAGGTTGAGGCTGGACAGGTATTACAACTCAATGTGCGACGTGCCGATCAGTTGCTCGTGATTGCTGTCACGGCTGAGAAGCGGCCCGGCTTATAA
- a CDS encoding DUF3422 family protein — protein MHQSDISGSGTQTFLRKLHERPHQPVGRWLRAPAHMHYEAFRMSDPPTQRPASRSEFQSLLEHFKVPAETTDLRENFGYGIKESEDGDRLILIWQAHTEYYNYQLWHVPSQANGTVTFGPLRFPDYTFPLEPLGSMVCRLDILLTTGMLPPRSELRGLMPGPVLYGSRIFNEETCVATSFTPDDQGRERYWVGVGSSQGDPSRLKDIVDAIVRIETYYHLLLMQKPLSSAAIDQVYKFEQVHLKQREIITSHIARANSEILQRWLNTLTQDLLKTNRMAGKLHFELSASLPYDKIVHTTLTSIAEHPMDSYRPISDYVLGGITGVAEGYQQLLRRIDTLRGGFEGIIAIIRTRIDLIVESQNLALLQSVDKTTKSQVILQHTVEGLSVIVIAYYLAGLGGYVFKGLQEMGWLRSANLALAIFVPIAIGLAFLVTTVSKKYLQKKLADEQPAMKQDRSDE, from the coding sequence GTGCATCAGTCGGATATCTCTGGGTCCGGGACTCAGACTTTCTTGAGAAAGTTGCATGAACGTCCGCATCAGCCGGTTGGGAGATGGTTGCGTGCGCCGGCCCATATGCACTACGAAGCGTTTCGGATGTCCGACCCGCCGACGCAACGTCCAGCCAGCCGGTCGGAATTCCAATCGCTATTGGAACATTTTAAGGTTCCCGCCGAGACGACTGATCTCCGGGAAAATTTCGGCTACGGTATCAAGGAATCCGAGGACGGCGATCGGCTCATTCTCATCTGGCAGGCGCATACGGAATACTATAACTACCAACTCTGGCATGTCCCGTCGCAAGCGAACGGAACAGTGACCTTCGGACCATTGAGGTTTCCGGATTACACGTTTCCTCTGGAGCCGCTTGGGTCGATGGTCTGCCGATTGGACATTCTTCTGACGACGGGCATGCTGCCACCGCGGAGCGAATTGCGTGGGCTGATGCCTGGCCCCGTCTTGTACGGAAGTCGAATCTTCAATGAAGAGACATGCGTCGCGACGAGCTTTACACCGGACGACCAAGGGCGAGAGCGGTACTGGGTCGGCGTCGGATCGTCGCAAGGCGATCCTTCACGTCTGAAAGACATCGTCGATGCCATTGTGCGGATCGAGACCTACTATCATTTGTTGTTGATGCAAAAGCCGCTGTCCTCCGCCGCCATCGACCAGGTCTATAAATTTGAGCAGGTTCACTTGAAGCAACGAGAAATCATTACGTCACACATCGCGCGCGCAAACTCGGAAATCTTGCAGCGCTGGCTGAATACCCTCACCCAGGATCTGTTGAAGACGAACCGTATGGCGGGAAAGCTGCACTTCGAGTTGTCCGCTTCGCTACCCTACGACAAGATCGTGCATACGACGCTGACGTCCATTGCCGAGCATCCAATGGACTCCTACCGTCCGATCTCCGATTATGTGTTGGGAGGCATTACGGGAGTTGCGGAAGGCTATCAGCAGCTCTTGCGTCGCATCGACACGCTCCGCGGCGGCTTCGAGGGCATCATCGCGATCATTCGGACCCGCATCGACTTGATCGTGGAATCGCAAAACCTCGCACTGCTCCAAAGCGTCGACAAAACGACCAAGAGTCAAGTGATCCTGCAACACACGGTTGAAGGCTTGTCCGTGATCGTGATTGCCTATTATCTGGCGGGGCTTGGCGGATATGTGTTCAAAGGGTTACAGGAAATGGGTTGGCTGAGGAGCGCCAACCTCGCCTTGGCGATTTTTGTTCCCATCGCCATCGGCCTGGCCTTTCTCGTCACGACGGTGAGCAAGAAATATCTGCAGAAGAAGCTGGCAGACGAGCAGCCGGCAATGAAACAGGACAGGTCCGACGAATAG
- a CDS encoding tryptophan 7-halogenase translates to MRVVIIGGGPSGAAAALTLLDAQIPVTIVEQKSFPRYRPGETLHPGIEPLLDRLGVADHLHEAGYVRHTGIWSGWGGVTQFVPYGGDTSGPWRGYQAIRADFDQRLLECAGARGATLLTGKVSGVLFNTSEEVAGAITSEGPVQATYVIDCSGGAHTLARQLRIPIVRYTPQLIARFGYVNGCFDHPLPSIRSDQEGWTWIAEVEPHRFQWTRVTEMHNRPDRTWIPHCLRDLEAEPSRSADVTWRMAKTVAGPGYFLAGDSAAVLDPSSSHGVLRAIMSGMMAAHLVVRHLCNGTGAQICASTYQAWLTRWFQHDVEEMSRAYRTANLFGFNG, encoded by the coding sequence ATGCGTGTCGTGATTATAGGCGGCGGCCCCTCAGGAGCCGCCGCCGCGCTCACGCTCCTGGATGCGCAGATTCCTGTCACCATCGTTGAGCAGAAATCATTTCCGCGATATCGTCCGGGCGAGACGTTGCATCCGGGTATTGAGCCGCTGCTCGACCGGTTAGGGGTTGCCGACCATCTGCATGAGGCTGGATATGTCAGGCATACAGGGATATGGTCTGGATGGGGCGGCGTGACGCAATTCGTGCCATATGGCGGAGATACGAGCGGGCCGTGGAGAGGCTATCAGGCGATTCGTGCGGACTTTGATCAGCGATTGCTTGAATGCGCCGGTGCGCGTGGTGCGACATTACTGACAGGCAAAGTGTCAGGGGTGTTGTTCAATACGTCCGAGGAGGTTGCCGGCGCGATAACTTCCGAGGGGCCGGTGCAGGCAACGTACGTGATCGATTGCAGCGGCGGCGCTCATACACTTGCACGGCAGCTTCGCATTCCCATCGTGCGGTATACACCCCAATTGATCGCACGCTTCGGCTATGTCAATGGGTGTTTCGATCACCCATTGCCGTCGATTCGTTCAGATCAAGAGGGGTGGACATGGATCGCCGAAGTCGAGCCGCATCGGTTTCAGTGGACTCGCGTGACTGAAATGCATAATCGACCTGATCGAACGTGGATTCCACATTGCCTTCGAGATCTTGAAGCCGAACCGTCTCGCAGTGCGGACGTCACATGGCGTATGGCGAAAACTGTGGCCGGCCCGGGCTATTTCCTCGCCGGCGATTCGGCCGCGGTGCTTGACCCATCATCATCACACGGTGTTCTACGCGCCATCATGTCGGGAATGATGGCGGCGCATTTGGTGGTTCGACATTTGTGCAATGGGACCGGTGCGCAGATATGCGCTTCGACGTATCAAGCGTGGCTGACCAGATGGTTTCAGCATGATGTGGAAGAAATGAGTCGCGCCTACCGCACGGCGAACTTGTTCGGCTTTAACGGCTGA
- the uvrA gene encoding excinuclease ABC subunit UvrA, whose amino-acid sequence MPNPLNHSLSTNHLIIEGARQNNLKNVSLQIPHNQVTAITGVSGSGKSSLAFDTIFAEGQWRYVESLSTYARMFLDKVARPDVDRLLNVRPAIAIEQKNQVRTARSTVGTATEIADLLRLLFAKIGKPTCPDCRQEARSFQPDTVADDLLKRWPDARAMVLVPIATPSAKEETAFVQSLLTRGFTRIKTNDDVLDLHDVEPPSLHTFPSLFIVLDRLVIREDNRTRLVEAIETAFREGEGRCSIDLIDHGRQSYSTKFLCQSCGRTFEPLKPILFSFNHPLGACPECKGFGNVLRYDPELVIPDPTKSLAQGVVEPWSKPSCAWWQKQMLLAMKRHGVDIEAPFKSLPKETQRLLWEGDKSFDGINDFFEYLERKRYKLHVRVFLSRYRTPFDCPGCHGSRLKPDALFVKIAGHDIHQTTERTVESLAGWVDTLPLRQSEQEIATDILRQLRAKLGFLRRVGLGYLTLNRRTKTLSGGEAQRVALANQLGSQLVGTLYVLDEPTIGLHARDTDLLAGILHDLADTGNTVVVVEHDRRMIESADYLVELGPHSGEKGGEIVCAASTQEFIQDRLSTTARYLRGEEQIPLPTKRRSGNGKMLVIAGATEHNLKDLFVRIPLGMLICVTGVSGSGKSTLVEDTLYRSVARAFRVASLPMGRFKAIKGIEHLKGIRLIDQQPIGRTPRSNPITYLKAFDEIRRLFASERAALHQGLTPGHFSFNAVGGRCERCEGSGVEKLEMYFFEDIYAPCEICEGRRFKPEILKIRYRSKTIAEVLNMTMEEALSFFTGTPKLQERLHLLTSIGLGYLRLGQSATTLSGGEAQRLKIAAELKASSTKDMLYIMDEPTTGLHFEDIKKLLSVLHKLVNAGNTLVVVEHNLDIIKAADWIIDLGPEGGAAGGQIVAEGRPEQVAKVASSHTGRFLAKTLRPISSNNGS is encoded by the coding sequence GTGCCCAACCCTCTAAACCATAGTCTCTCGACCAATCACCTCATCATTGAAGGTGCGCGACAGAACAATCTCAAGAACGTCTCGCTGCAGATTCCCCACAACCAGGTGACGGCCATTACCGGTGTGTCTGGGTCCGGAAAGTCTTCACTCGCCTTTGACACAATTTTCGCCGAAGGCCAATGGCGATATGTTGAATCCTTGTCGACCTACGCCCGCATGTTTCTTGACAAAGTGGCCCGTCCGGATGTGGATCGTCTCCTCAACGTGCGGCCCGCCATCGCCATCGAACAGAAGAATCAGGTGCGGACGGCCCGCTCAACGGTCGGGACGGCGACCGAAATCGCCGATCTCCTCCGCCTGCTCTTCGCCAAGATCGGTAAACCCACCTGTCCGGACTGTCGGCAAGAAGCCCGTTCGTTTCAACCTGACACCGTGGCCGATGACCTCCTCAAACGATGGCCCGATGCACGCGCGATGGTGCTGGTTCCCATCGCCACTCCCTCGGCCAAAGAAGAGACGGCGTTTGTCCAATCGCTGCTCACTCGCGGATTCACCAGGATTAAGACCAATGATGATGTGCTCGATTTGCACGACGTCGAACCACCCTCACTCCATACATTCCCTTCGCTCTTCATCGTTCTTGATCGTCTGGTGATCCGGGAGGACAACCGGACTCGGCTCGTGGAAGCAATCGAAACGGCCTTTCGTGAAGGAGAGGGGCGCTGTTCGATCGACCTCATTGACCATGGACGCCAATCCTACAGCACGAAATTTCTCTGCCAGAGTTGCGGACGGACCTTCGAACCCCTGAAGCCGATTCTCTTTTCGTTCAACCATCCGCTCGGCGCCTGTCCTGAATGTAAAGGATTCGGCAACGTGCTCCGGTATGACCCGGAACTGGTCATTCCCGACCCAACCAAGTCGCTTGCCCAAGGGGTCGTCGAGCCCTGGAGCAAACCCAGCTGCGCCTGGTGGCAGAAACAGATGTTGCTCGCGATGAAACGGCACGGAGTTGATATCGAGGCTCCGTTCAAGTCTCTACCCAAAGAGACGCAACGGTTGTTGTGGGAAGGCGACAAGTCGTTCGACGGCATTAACGACTTCTTCGAATATCTCGAAAGAAAGCGCTACAAACTCCATGTCCGCGTCTTCCTCAGCCGCTACCGCACCCCCTTCGATTGTCCCGGTTGCCATGGCAGCCGACTGAAGCCGGATGCGCTGTTCGTCAAGATCGCCGGGCACGATATCCATCAGACAACAGAGCGAACGGTAGAGAGTCTTGCAGGATGGGTGGACACCCTGCCTCTGCGTCAGTCCGAGCAGGAGATCGCGACTGATATTCTCCGACAGCTCCGGGCAAAACTGGGATTTCTCCGGCGTGTCGGCCTTGGGTATCTGACGCTCAATCGGCGAACCAAGACCCTCTCCGGCGGCGAGGCACAGCGGGTCGCGCTTGCCAACCAGCTGGGATCTCAGTTGGTCGGCACCTTGTACGTCCTCGATGAACCGACCATCGGCCTTCATGCAAGGGATACGGACCTCTTGGCCGGCATCCTCCACGATCTGGCCGACACCGGAAATACGGTGGTCGTCGTCGAACATGACCGCCGCATGATTGAATCGGCCGACTACCTTGTCGAACTCGGCCCTCACTCCGGCGAAAAAGGGGGCGAGATCGTCTGTGCGGCATCCACGCAGGAATTCATCCAGGACCGTCTGTCGACCACCGCCAGGTACTTGCGTGGCGAAGAACAGATTCCCCTGCCCACCAAACGGCGCTCCGGAAACGGCAAGATGTTGGTGATCGCCGGCGCGACCGAACACAATCTGAAAGATCTGTTCGTTCGTATCCCCCTCGGCATGCTCATCTGCGTGACCGGCGTGTCAGGATCAGGAAAGAGTACGCTGGTTGAAGATACCCTCTACCGATCCGTCGCCCGGGCCTTCCGCGTTGCGTCCCTTCCTATGGGGCGTTTCAAAGCGATCAAAGGCATCGAGCACCTCAAAGGTATCCGCTTGATCGACCAACAACCGATTGGACGCACCCCTCGATCCAATCCGATCACGTACCTGAAAGCGTTCGACGAGATTCGGCGGCTGTTTGCGTCCGAACGAGCGGCGCTTCATCAGGGACTCACTCCCGGCCACTTTTCGTTCAATGCCGTCGGTGGCCGCTGTGAACGCTGCGAAGGCAGCGGAGTGGAAAAGTTAGAAATGTACTTTTTCGAGGATATTTACGCGCCCTGTGAAATCTGCGAAGGCAGACGCTTCAAACCAGAGATTTTAAAGATTCGTTACCGCAGCAAAACTATTGCTGAGGTGCTCAACATGACAATGGAGGAGGCGCTATCGTTTTTCACCGGGACACCGAAACTGCAAGAACGTCTGCATCTCCTTACTTCCATCGGCCTCGGCTATTTGCGACTCGGCCAATCCGCCACCACACTGTCCGGCGGAGAAGCCCAACGATTGAAAATCGCCGCCGAGTTAAAGGCCTCCTCCACCAAAGACATGCTCTATATCATGGACGAACCGACCACCGGGCTCCATTTTGAGGACATCAAGAAGCTCCTCTCGGTCCTTCACAAACTCGTCAACGCCGGCAACACGCTGGTGGTCGTCGAACACAATCTGGACATCATCAAGGCGGCCGACTGGATCATTGACCTCGGCCCCGAAGGCGGGGCAGCGGGTGGACAGATCGTCGCCGAAGGAAGGCCGGAACAGGTGGCCAAAGTGGCCTCGTCACATACGGGCAGGTTCCTCGCAAAGACCCTCAGACCAATTTCCTCCAACAATGGTTCCTGA
- a CDS encoding SUMF1/EgtB/PvdO family nonheme iron enzyme, whose product MATIYLSSTYNDLKAYREEAYRALRQSRQEVIAMEDYVASDLRPVDLCLRDVEKADIYVGLFAFRYGYVPLPEHNNPHRLSITEIEFRHARANNKPCLIFLLVEEKKKNWPAEFIDAHTGDDKGKRIDALRANLSTQQVVSFFSTPEKLATQVLAALMSNEVTKGLIASRALDHDLPPIVTWDIATQGPPYPGLLSFSRKYAPVFFGRELEVRALLDRLHDPEGRFLIVSGDSGVGKSSLVEAGVIPKLEAGRLPGWQTGLCVRMPASQGDRPFPALMKLVQPIAQQSGLMPQEIEEITRELERSPQSLSGHLRTLTKRGTDGKALVLFLDQLEEWFPKDEPTQPFAFQDFLSAVYQAAQEGVLWVLATIRSDHLHRCHHHSAMRTLLGGRSHYLLGPIQRYMLRDMIRKPANCAGLTITDQLVSILSDEMMNNPGSLPLLAFVLQELCEQRTPKGELSEAVYEKFNRLTGAIAKHAAKVEAKVQQQLGRNATALWPTLFRSLVVVDADGLPTRRRLPQTDLNLEQAKLVKVLIDERLLYSEKEGGTVSLSHEKLLEAWPALQRYVTTNKKQLLDHTLLKVRAQQWETAGKSRLRGLASAREAKDFQRAEVTRTPMTDEYLQVSHQFRTWRNWIVGLLGFICTILGGYASLDQWVQAQGHEGLESGMVAKFLLTRVGHRVGIDLLSPPMVRIETGSAFIMGNARREADEHEQPAHPVKFSRLFAIGQYEVTFREYDLFTWVTGKTKDKKFASDEDGGRGQRSVINVSWEDATAYAQWLSQQTGKGYRLPTESEWEYAARSAGKNPSWAGAKDEGQLKYYAVYDKEHTEVVGSKKPNGLDLYDMGGNVLEWLEDCWHENYEGAPEDGSAWLEAKRGDCGRRVVRDGYCYDRPEFLRPSHRCGADAGNRNSLTGFRLAQDIEP is encoded by the coding sequence ATGGCCACGATCTATTTATCCTCCACATACAACGACCTTAAAGCCTATCGGGAAGAGGCCTACAGGGCTCTGCGGCAAAGTCGCCAGGAGGTTATCGCAATGGAGGACTATGTGGCCTCCGATCTGCGACCTGTCGATCTCTGTCTTCGGGACGTAGAAAAGGCTGATATTTATGTGGGGCTGTTTGCCTTCCGCTACGGCTATGTCCCACTTCCTGAACATAACAATCCTCATCGGCTATCCATTACCGAAATAGAATTCCGGCATGCGAGGGCCAACAACAAGCCATGCCTCATTTTTTTGTTGGTGGAGGAAAAGAAGAAGAACTGGCCTGCTGAATTCATTGATGCTCATACTGGAGACGACAAGGGGAAGCGAATTGACGCTCTGCGGGCTAATCTTTCTACCCAACAAGTAGTCAGTTTTTTCTCCACACCTGAGAAGTTGGCCACACAAGTCCTCGCGGCCCTGATGAGCAATGAAGTCACTAAGGGGTTGATTGCTTCACGCGCTTTAGACCACGACCTACCCCCGATCGTAACTTGGGACATTGCCACACAAGGTCCTCCATATCCCGGGTTGCTCTCTTTTTCCAGGAAGTACGCTCCCGTATTTTTTGGCCGGGAGCTGGAAGTGCGTGCCCTCCTCGATCGACTACATGACCCGGAAGGCCGGTTTCTCATTGTGAGTGGAGATTCGGGAGTGGGCAAATCGTCACTGGTTGAGGCCGGCGTGATCCCCAAGCTCGAAGCCGGAAGGCTGCCCGGCTGGCAAACCGGCCTGTGCGTTCGCATGCCAGCCAGTCAAGGCGACCGGCCGTTTCCTGCCCTGATGAAGTTGGTACAGCCCATTGCGCAACAAAGTGGGTTGATGCCCCAAGAAATTGAAGAGATCACGAGAGAATTAGAAAGGTCACCGCAATCCCTCAGTGGCCATCTTCGGACCCTGACGAAAAGGGGCACTGACGGAAAAGCGCTCGTGCTCTTCCTTGATCAATTAGAGGAATGGTTTCCGAAAGACGAGCCCACCCAACCTTTTGCATTCCAGGATTTCTTATCGGCCGTGTATCAAGCAGCCCAAGAAGGGGTTCTCTGGGTTTTGGCCACGATCCGAAGCGATCACCTGCATCGGTGCCATCACCATTCCGCCATGCGAACTCTGCTAGGAGGAAGGAGTCACTATCTCCTTGGTCCCATTCAGCGGTATATGCTTCGGGACATGATCAGGAAACCGGCCAACTGTGCCGGCTTAACCATCACCGACCAGCTGGTGAGTATCCTCAGCGACGAGATGATGAATAATCCTGGGAGCTTACCGCTTCTGGCTTTTGTCCTCCAGGAGCTGTGTGAGCAACGGACACCGAAGGGGGAATTGAGTGAGGCCGTCTATGAGAAGTTTAACAGACTCACCGGCGCAATTGCCAAGCATGCCGCTAAGGTGGAAGCAAAGGTTCAGCAGCAACTCGGTAGAAACGCGACGGCCCTGTGGCCGACACTCTTTCGATCGTTAGTGGTCGTGGATGCGGATGGGCTGCCGACACGACGGAGACTCCCTCAAACTGACTTGAACCTAGAACAGGCAAAGCTGGTGAAGGTGCTGATCGACGAACGGCTGCTCTATAGCGAAAAGGAAGGAGGCACAGTTTCCCTCAGCCATGAAAAACTATTGGAAGCTTGGCCAGCGCTACAACGATACGTCACGACGAACAAGAAGCAGCTCTTGGATCATACCTTACTGAAGGTGCGGGCCCAACAGTGGGAGACTGCGGGCAAATCGCGGCTCAGAGGATTGGCATCGGCGCGGGAAGCCAAGGATTTTCAACGTGCGGAAGTGACGCGCACCCCAATGACGGACGAATATCTCCAAGTCAGTCACCAGTTCAGGACATGGAGGAATTGGATCGTAGGGCTTCTGGGTTTTATTTGCACTATCCTGGGTGGGTATGCGTCCCTTGATCAATGGGTGCAGGCTCAAGGGCATGAAGGATTGGAATCTGGGATGGTGGCCAAGTTCCTATTGACCCGTGTAGGCCATAGGGTAGGGATCGATCTACTCTCCCCCCCGATGGTTCGTATTGAGACTGGCAGTGCCTTTATCATGGGAAATGCTAGAAGGGAAGCTGATGAGCATGAGCAGCCAGCGCATCCGGTCAAGTTTTCAAGATTATTCGCAATTGGACAGTATGAGGTGACCTTTCGAGAGTACGACCTCTTTACCTGGGTCACGGGGAAAACCAAAGATAAAAAGTTCGCCAGTGATGAAGACGGGGGCCGAGGCCAACGTTCTGTGATCAATGTCAGTTGGGAAGATGCAACGGCTTATGCGCAGTGGTTATCACAACAAACTGGTAAGGGATACCGGCTTCCCACAGAATCGGAATGGGAATACGCGGCGCGAAGTGCAGGAAAAAATCCGAGCTGGGCAGGGGCCAAAGACGAAGGCCAATTGAAGTATTATGCGGTGTATGACAAGGAGCATACAGAGGTAGTTGGCAGCAAGAAACCCAACGGTCTCGATCTCTATGACATGGGCGGGAATGTCTTGGAATGGCTGGAAGATTGCTGGCACGAGAATTATGAGGGCGCTCCTGAGGATGGTTCGGCCTGGCTAGAGGCGAAGAGAGGTGACTGCGGCCGGCGCGTGGTCCGCGATGGTTACTGTTACGATAGACCGGAGTTCTTGCGTCCGTCGCACCGGTGCGGGGCCGACGCCGGCAACCGGAACTCCCTCACCGGCTTCCGTCTTGCCCAGGACATTGAGCCGTAA